A region of Bradyrhizobium sp. SZCCHNS1050 DNA encodes the following proteins:
- a CDS encoding carbonic anhydrase, whose protein sequence is MCSLCETHPPVLSRRRLLGGGAVLAAAAVGALPAFAKEAKQASDSAMPPNAISPDDAMKRIVDGNARYVAGNLDNKDFSAGRAARAAAQYPIAAIVSCADARVAPELVFDQAPGELFVVRVAGNFVNDDGLASLEYGVKFLGTPLVLVLGHSGCGAIDATIKVLKDGTKLPGHLPALINALKPGVEAAIAKKPQDLLAEATAENVRSNVRRLSTAKPIVGRMVAEGKVKIVGGIYDIGTGRVTMI, encoded by the coding sequence ATGTGCTCGCTGTGTGAAACGCACCCTCCCGTATTGTCCCGGCGCCGGCTGCTTGGCGGCGGCGCAGTGCTGGCTGCCGCGGCGGTCGGCGCACTTCCGGCGTTTGCCAAGGAAGCCAAGCAGGCGAGCGACAGCGCGATGCCTCCCAACGCCATCTCTCCGGACGACGCGATGAAGCGCATCGTCGATGGCAACGCGCGCTACGTCGCCGGCAACCTCGACAACAAGGATTTCTCGGCCGGCCGGGCAGCGCGCGCCGCGGCCCAATACCCGATCGCCGCGATCGTGAGCTGCGCCGATGCCCGGGTCGCCCCCGAGCTGGTGTTCGATCAAGCGCCCGGTGAGCTGTTCGTGGTCCGGGTCGCCGGCAATTTCGTCAACGACGACGGTCTCGCCAGCCTCGAATATGGCGTCAAGTTCCTCGGCACGCCTCTCGTGCTGGTGCTCGGTCACAGCGGCTGCGGCGCCATCGATGCGACGATCAAGGTACTCAAGGACGGCACCAAGCTGCCAGGCCACTTGCCCGCACTGATCAATGCGCTCAAACCCGGCGTCGAGGCTGCGATCGCGAAGAAGCCGCAGGATCTGCTGGCCGAAGCCACCGCGGAGAACGTGCGCAGCAACGTCCGGCGCCTGTCGACCGCCAAGCCGATTGTCGGCCGCATGGTCGCCGAAGGAAAGGTGAAGATTGTGGGCGGCATCTATGACATCGGCACCGGCCGGGTCACGATGATCTGA
- the murC gene encoding UDP-N-acetylmuramate--L-alanine ligase translates to MRLPREIGPIHFVGIGGIGMSGIAEVLCNLGYTVQGSDASDNANVARLREKGITVSVGHKAENVAGADVVVVSTAIKRDNPELMAARAQRIPVVRRAEMLAELMRLKSCVAIAGTHGKTTTTSMVAALLDAGGLDPTVINGGIINAYGTNARLGAGEWMVVEADESDGTFLKLPADVAIVTNVDPEHLDHFKTFEAVQDAFRAFVENVPFYGFAVMCIDHPVVQTLVGKIEDRRIITYGVNPQADVRLVDLAPMGGGSSFKVVFRDRKSGETHEIADIALPMPGRHNASNATAAIAVARELGLSDEAIRKAIAGFGGVKRRFTRTGEWNGVTVIDDYGHHPVEIAAVLKAARESTNGKVFAVVQPHRYTRLQSLFEEFCTCFNDADAVVVADVYPAGEAPIEGIDRDHFVLGLRAHGHRDVVPLPKAADLAGIVKGLAKPGDLVVCLGAGNITQWAYALPGELKALG, encoded by the coding sequence ATGAGACTGCCGCGCGAGATCGGACCCATCCACTTCGTCGGGATCGGCGGCATCGGCATGAGCGGTATCGCCGAGGTGCTGTGCAATCTCGGCTATACGGTGCAGGGCTCGGACGCCTCGGACAATGCGAACGTCGCACGCCTGCGCGAGAAGGGCATCACCGTCAGCGTCGGCCACAAGGCCGAGAACGTCGCGGGTGCCGACGTCGTCGTCGTCTCGACCGCCATCAAGCGCGACAATCCCGAGCTGATGGCGGCGCGCGCCCAGCGCATTCCCGTCGTCCGGCGTGCCGAGATGCTGGCCGAGCTGATGCGGCTGAAGAGCTGCGTCGCCATCGCCGGCACCCATGGCAAGACCACGACGACATCGATGGTCGCGGCGCTGCTCGATGCCGGCGGTCTCGATCCGACCGTCATCAATGGCGGCATCATCAATGCCTATGGCACCAACGCGCGGCTTGGCGCCGGCGAATGGATGGTGGTCGAGGCCGACGAGAGCGACGGCACCTTCCTGAAGCTGCCGGCGGATGTCGCGATCGTCACCAATGTCGATCCCGAGCATCTCGATCACTTCAAGACCTTCGAGGCCGTGCAGGACGCCTTCCGCGCCTTCGTCGAGAACGTGCCGTTCTACGGCTTCGCCGTGATGTGCATCGATCATCCGGTGGTGCAAACGCTGGTCGGAAAGATCGAGGACCGCCGCATCATCACCTACGGTGTGAACCCGCAAGCCGATGTCCGCCTTGTCGACCTCGCGCCGATGGGCGGCGGCTCGTCGTTCAAGGTCGTGTTCCGCGACCGCAAGAGCGGTGAGACGCACGAGATTGCCGACATCGCGCTGCCGATGCCAGGCCGGCACAATGCCTCGAACGCAACGGCGGCGATCGCGGTCGCGCGCGAGCTCGGCCTGTCCGACGAGGCCATCCGCAAGGCGATTGCCGGCTTCGGCGGCGTCAAGCGCCGCTTCACCCGCACCGGCGAGTGGAATGGCGTCACCGTGATCGATGACTACGGTCACCATCCGGTCGAGATCGCGGCGGTACTGAAGGCGGCGCGCGAATCCACCAATGGCAAGGTCTTCGCCGTGGTGCAGCCGCATCGCTACACCCGGCTGCAATCGCTGTTCGAGGAGTTCTGCACCTGCTTCAACGACGCCGATGCGGTCGTCGTTGCCGACGTCTATCCGGCCGGCGAGGCGCCGATCGAGGGCATCGATCGCGATCACTTCGTTCTGGGCCTGCGCGCCCACGGCCATCGCGACGTGGTGCCGCTGCCGAAGGCCGCCGATCTCGCCGGCATCGTCAAGGGTCTCGCCAAGCCCGGTGACCTGGTCGTGTGCCTCGGTGCCGGCAACATCACGCAATGGGCCTACGCGCTGCCCGGTGAGTTGAAGGCGCTGGGATGA
- the murG gene encoding undecaprenyldiphospho-muramoylpentapeptide beta-N-acetylglucosaminyltransferase → MTSTAPLILLAAGGTGGHLFPAEALGVELIRRGYRVRLVTDARALRYSGLFTKDMIDVVPSETVRSRSPVALARTALLLGTGTIAAFNLMRRLKPAAVIGFGGYPTVPPLLAARLAGVPSLIHDANAVLGRANRFLSAHVKAIATSLPGVLDRDPALAGKTTTVGTPMRPAILEAAGVPYVPPETAGPLRLLVVGGSQGARIMSDIVPGAIERLEPALWVRLVLTQQVRQEDMARVRAVYDRLKINADLQPFFTDLPARLAANHLVISRSGAGTVAELAAIGRPSILVPLPGAIDQDQFANAGVLSDASAAIRIVQSEFTSDRLASEISALAAEPTRLAAMAQAARTAGRLDAAERLADLVIRTAAL, encoded by the coding sequence ATGACCTCAACCGCGCCTCTCATTCTGCTCGCGGCCGGCGGCACCGGCGGCCATCTGTTTCCGGCTGAAGCGCTCGGCGTCGAGCTGATCAGGCGCGGCTATCGCGTCCGTCTCGTCACCGACGCGCGCGCGCTGCGCTACAGCGGCCTGTTCACCAAGGACATGATCGACGTGGTGCCGAGCGAGACGGTGCGCAGCCGCTCGCCGGTCGCGCTCGCGCGCACCGCGCTGCTGCTCGGCACCGGCACCATCGCGGCCTTCAACCTGATGCGGCGGCTCAAGCCCGCGGCCGTGATCGGCTTCGGCGGCTATCCGACCGTGCCGCCGCTGCTGGCGGCGCGCCTCGCCGGCGTGCCCAGCCTGATCCACGACGCCAATGCCGTGCTCGGCCGCGCCAATCGTTTCCTGTCCGCGCATGTGAAGGCGATTGCAACCTCGTTGCCGGGCGTGCTCGACCGCGATCCCGCGCTGGCCGGCAAGACGACCACGGTCGGCACCCCGATGCGACCTGCAATCCTCGAAGCCGCGGGCGTGCCCTATGTCCCGCCGGAGACCGCCGGGCCGCTGCGGTTGCTCGTCGTCGGCGGCAGCCAGGGCGCGCGCATCATGAGCGACATCGTGCCCGGCGCGATCGAGCGGCTGGAGCCGGCGCTGTGGGTCCGTCTGGTGCTGACCCAGCAGGTGCGCCAGGAGGACATGGCGCGGGTGCGCGCGGTCTATGACCGGCTCAAGATCAATGCCGATCTGCAACCCTTCTTCACCGACCTGCCGGCGCGGCTCGCCGCCAATCACCTCGTGATCTCGCGTTCCGGCGCCGGCACCGTGGCCGAGCTCGCCGCGATCGGCCGGCCCTCGATCCTGGTGCCGCTGCCGGGCGCCATCGACCAGGACCAGTTCGCGAATGCCGGCGTGCTGTCGGACGCGAGCGCCGCGATCCGGATCGTGCAGAGCGAATTCACCTCCGACAGGCTGGCCTCCGAGATCTCGGCGCTCGCCGCCGAGCCGACGCGTCTCGCCGCGATGGCCCAGGCTGCGCGCACAGCCGGGCGGCTCGATGCCGCGGAACGGCTGGCCGATCTCGTGATCAGGACGGCGGCGCTCTAG
- the murB gene encoding UDP-N-acetylmuramate dehydrogenase yields MSFPDITPELKAVMPELRGRLLANESLAPLTWFRVGGPAQVLFTPADADDLAYFLKNLSSDLPLYVIGVGSNLIVRDGGVPGVVIRLAPRAFGEVKAEGDIVTAGTAALDKRVAEIAASANLAGLEFLFGIPGTIGGALRMNAGANGGETKDILVEAIAIDRHGKTHRFNNAEMKFTYRASGVDPSLIFTAARFRGTPSAPEAIRARMAEVQAHRETAQPIREKTGGSTFKNPPGHSAWKLVDAAGCRGLKVGGAQVSEMHCNFLINTGNATADDIETLGETVRERVKAKSGIELQWEIKRIGVKAS; encoded by the coding sequence GTGAGTTTCCCCGACATTACGCCCGAGCTCAAAGCCGTAATGCCGGAGCTGCGCGGGCGGCTCCTCGCCAACGAGAGTCTCGCGCCTCTCACCTGGTTTCGCGTCGGCGGACCGGCGCAGGTGCTGTTCACGCCGGCGGATGCCGACGACCTCGCCTACTTCCTCAAGAACCTGTCCAGTGATCTGCCGCTCTACGTCATCGGCGTCGGCTCCAACCTGATCGTGCGCGACGGCGGCGTGCCGGGCGTCGTGATCCGGCTGGCGCCGCGCGCGTTCGGCGAGGTCAAGGCGGAGGGCGACATCGTGACCGCCGGCACCGCCGCGCTCGACAAGCGCGTCGCCGAGATCGCGGCGTCGGCCAATCTCGCGGGCCTGGAATTCCTGTTCGGTATTCCCGGCACGATCGGCGGCGCGCTGCGGATGAATGCCGGCGCCAATGGCGGCGAGACAAAGGACATCCTGGTCGAGGCGATCGCGATTGACCGCCATGGCAAGACGCACCGCTTCAACAATGCCGAGATGAAGTTCACCTATCGCGCGAGCGGCGTCGATCCGTCGCTAATCTTCACGGCAGCGCGCTTCCGCGGCACGCCGTCGGCGCCGGAGGCGATCCGGGCGCGCATGGCCGAGGTGCAGGCGCATCGTGAGACGGCGCAGCCGATCCGCGAGAAGACCGGCGGCTCGACCTTCAAGAATCCGCCGGGACATTCCGCCTGGAAGCTGGTCGATGCCGCAGGCTGCCGCGGTCTCAAGGTCGGCGGCGCCCAGGTTTCAGAAATGCACTGCAACTTCCTGATCAACACCGGCAACGCCACCGCTGACGACATCGAAACTCTCGGCGAGACCGTGCGCGAGCGGGTCAAGGCGAAATCGGGCATCGAGTTGCAGTGGGAGATCAAGCGGATCGGAGTCAAGGCGAGCTGA
- the murF gene encoding UDP-N-acetylmuramoyl-tripeptide--D-alanyl-D-alanine ligase, which produces MTKALWTVAEAARALGLAGDYPETPIDFVTQDSRAVKPGSLFVALSGTPSGGFVSSFASSRDGWEFAANAEAAGAVAMIVPHRIDGITVPQLVVPDTLIDGLWALARSARARFHGPVIGLTGSAGKTSTKEFIAAYPGASASPSSFNNFWGVPLTLCNADPSASVWVVEMGMNQKGEIARLTELSQPTVALVVNVQPVHLEKLGSLEAIRREKVSIAHGLPADGVLVLPADLAAPEWTGKVIRFGGGADVRELSHDSRGETWDVSADIAGRRVAFTLTPGAPHRLHNALAALASIAAAGLNPALLAPTLGDVGIMTGRGVEQTVGDIVLIDDSFNGNPASMAAALDSLQARPVRGRRIAIIGDMLELGDEAPAYHQGMVAHLAGVDGVYCVGPLMRHLFDSLPHAKRLGWHEDPVTLDPGRVAALLAPGDVVVIKGSKKIFWVNKFVSKLAAALQRPT; this is translated from the coding sequence ATGACGAAGGCGCTGTGGACCGTGGCAGAGGCGGCGCGCGCGCTCGGCCTCGCCGGCGACTACCCGGAGACCCCGATCGACTTCGTCACGCAGGACAGTCGCGCGGTGAAGCCCGGCAGCCTGTTCGTGGCACTGAGTGGCACGCCGAGTGGCGGCTTCGTATCGAGCTTCGCCTCCAGCCGCGACGGCTGGGAGTTCGCGGCGAATGCCGAAGCGGCCGGCGCGGTGGCGATGATCGTTCCCCACAGGATCGATGGGATCACGGTGCCGCAGCTCGTGGTGCCGGACACGCTGATCGATGGGCTGTGGGCGCTGGCGCGCTCCGCGCGGGCGCGCTTCCATGGCCCGGTGATCGGGTTGACCGGCAGCGCCGGCAAGACCTCGACCAAGGAGTTCATCGCCGCCTATCCCGGTGCCTCTGCGAGTCCGTCGAGCTTCAACAATTTCTGGGGCGTACCGCTGACGCTGTGCAACGCCGATCCTTCCGCTTCGGTGTGGGTCGTCGAGATGGGCATGAATCAAAAAGGCGAGATCGCGCGGCTGACGGAGCTGTCGCAGCCGACGGTGGCGCTGGTCGTGAATGTGCAGCCGGTGCATCTGGAGAAGCTCGGCAGCCTGGAAGCGATCAGGAGAGAGAAGGTCTCGATCGCGCATGGGCTGCCGGCTGACGGCGTCCTCGTGTTGCCGGCCGATCTCGCAGCACCGGAATGGACCGGCAAGGTGATCCGCTTCGGTGGCGGCGCTGACGTCCGCGAGCTCTCGCACGACTCGCGCGGCGAGACCTGGGATGTGAGCGCCGACATCGCCGGTCGCCGCGTCGCCTTCACGCTGACGCCGGGTGCGCCGCATCGCCTGCACAATGCGCTGGCGGCGCTCGCCTCCATCGCAGCGGCCGGGCTCAATCCAGCGCTGCTCGCGCCGACGCTCGGCGATGTCGGCATCATGACCGGCCGTGGCGTCGAGCAGACCGTCGGCGACATTGTTCTGATCGACGACAGCTTCAATGGCAACCCGGCCAGCATGGCGGCGGCGCTCGACAGTCTGCAGGCGCGACCGGTGCGGGGACGGCGGATCGCCATCATCGGCGACATGCTCGAACTCGGCGACGAGGCGCCGGCCTATCATCAGGGGATGGTCGCTCATCTCGCGGGGGTCGACGGCGTCTATTGCGTCGGTCCGCTGATGCGTCACCTGTTCGATAGCCTGCCTCACGCGAAGCGGCTCGGCTGGCATGAGGATCCGGTGACTCTGGATCCCGGTCGGGTCGCGGCGCTGCTTGCGCCGGGCGACGTCGTCGTCATCAAGGGCAGCAAGAAGATCTTCTGGGTCAATAAGTTCGTGTCGAAGCTCGCCGCGGCGCTGCAGCGGCCCACTTGA
- the mraY gene encoding phospho-N-acetylmuramoyl-pentapeptide-transferase: MFYWLIELTNTFPSLSVFRGLLNVFRYITFRTGGAVVTGALFVFLFGPWIIDHLRLRQGKGQPIRTDGPQSHIISKKGTPTMGGLMILSGLVVSTVLWANPLNPYVWIVLAVTLGFGFVGFYDDYLKVTKQSHSGFAGRLRLLIEAAIALVACYALVRLGRDPSSTGLAIPFFKDLVIKFGWLYVIFGAFVIVGAGNAVNLTDGLDGLAIVPVMIASASFGLIAYLAGNAVFSDYLQIHYVAGTGELAVLCGAVLGAGLGFLWFNAPPASIFMGDTGSLALGGMLGSIAVAVKHEIVLAVIGGLFVLEAVSVIVQVASFKLTGKRIFKMAPIHHHFEQLGWTEPQIVIRFWIISVMLALVGLSTLKLR, from the coding sequence ATGTTCTACTGGTTGATCGAGCTGACGAATACGTTTCCGAGCCTGTCCGTCTTTCGCGGATTGCTGAACGTGTTCCGCTACATCACGTTCCGTACGGGCGGCGCCGTCGTCACCGGGGCGCTGTTCGTGTTCCTGTTCGGGCCCTGGATCATCGATCATCTTCGCCTGCGCCAGGGCAAGGGCCAGCCGATCCGCACCGACGGCCCGCAATCGCACATCATCAGCAAGAAGGGCACGCCTACGATGGGCGGCTTGATGATCTTGTCGGGCCTCGTCGTCTCCACCGTGCTGTGGGCCAATCCGCTCAACCCCTATGTTTGGATCGTGCTCGCGGTGACGCTCGGCTTCGGCTTCGTCGGCTTCTATGACGATTATCTGAAGGTGACCAAGCAGTCGCATTCCGGCTTTGCCGGCAGACTGCGGCTGCTGATCGAGGCTGCGATCGCTCTGGTCGCCTGTTACGCGCTGGTGCGGCTCGGGCGCGATCCGTCCTCGACCGGGCTTGCCATTCCGTTCTTCAAGGATCTGGTGATCAAGTTCGGCTGGCTCTATGTCATCTTCGGAGCGTTCGTCATCGTCGGCGCCGGCAATGCCGTGAACCTGACCGACGGGCTCGACGGCCTGGCAATCGTGCCGGTGATGATCGCCTCCGCCAGCTTCGGCCTGATCGCCTATCTCGCCGGCAATGCGGTGTTCTCGGACTACCTGCAGATCCACTATGTCGCGGGCACTGGTGAGCTTGCCGTGCTGTGCGGCGCGGTGCTCGGCGCGGGCCTCGGCTTTCTCTGGTTCAACGCCCCGCCGGCGTCGATCTTCATGGGCGACACCGGCTCGCTGGCGCTCGGCGGCATGCTCGGATCGATCGCGGTCGCGGTGAAGCACGAGATCGTGCTGGCTGTCATCGGCGGCCTGTTCGTGCTGGAGGCCGTGTCGGTGATCGTGCAGGTCGCCTCGTTCAAGCTGACCGGCAAGCGCATATTCAAGATGGCGCCGATCCACCACCATTTCGAGCAGCTCGGCTGGACCGAGCCGCAGATCGTGATCCGGTTCTGGATCATCTCGGTGATGCTGGCGCTGGTCGGTCTCTCGACGCTGAAGCTGCGCTGA
- the murD gene encoding UDP-N-acetylmuramoyl-L-alanine--D-glutamate ligase codes for MIPVTAFAGKTVAVFGLGGSGLASCHALRAGGAEVIAADDGADRMTEAAKAGFITADLRTVSWANFAALVLAPGVPLTHPVPHWTVLKAREAGVEVIGDIELFCRERRRHAPDAPFVAITGTNGKSTTTALIAHLMRVAGYDTQMGGNIGTAILSLEPPRMGRVHVIEMSSYQIDLTPSLDPSVGILLNVSEDHIDRHGTIENYAAVKERLVASVQSKGSAIVGVDDGFSRAIADRLDRAGKRVVRISVKNPLADGLYVEHETIVCSAGGARSEVARLGGIGSLRGQHNAQNAACAAAAALAIGVKEDVLQQGLRSFPGLAHRMEQVGRRGNVLFVNDSKGTNADATAHALSSFADIFWIAGGKPKAGGITSLAGFFPRIRKAYLIGEAAAEFAGTLGDKVPHDMSGTLEVAVSQAAADAEASGLKDVVVLLSPACASFDQFRNFEIRGTHFRDLVQALPGVERVA; via the coding sequence ATGATCCCCGTCACCGCATTTGCTGGAAAGACCGTCGCCGTGTTCGGGCTCGGCGGCTCGGGGCTGGCCTCGTGTCATGCCCTGCGGGCCGGCGGCGCCGAAGTGATCGCGGCCGACGACGGCGCCGATCGGATGACGGAAGCGGCGAAGGCGGGTTTCATCACCGCCGATTTGCGCACCGTCTCCTGGGCGAACTTCGCCGCGCTGGTGCTGGCGCCGGGCGTGCCGCTGACCCATCCCGTGCCGCATTGGACCGTATTGAAGGCGCGCGAGGCCGGGGTCGAGGTGATCGGCGACATCGAGCTGTTCTGCCGCGAGCGCAGGCGGCACGCGCCGGATGCGCCGTTCGTCGCGATCACCGGCACCAACGGCAAATCGACCACGACGGCGTTGATCGCGCATCTGATGCGCGTCGCCGGCTACGACACCCAGATGGGCGGCAATATCGGCACCGCGATCCTGTCCCTCGAGCCGCCGCGCATGGGCCGCGTCCACGTCATCGAGATGTCGTCCTACCAGATCGACCTGACACCATCGCTCGATCCGAGCGTCGGCATCCTGCTCAATGTCAGCGAGGATCACATCGACCGGCATGGCACGATCGAGAACTACGCGGCCGTAAAGGAGCGCTTGGTGGCGAGTGTCCAGTCCAAGGGCTCCGCGATCGTCGGCGTCGACGACGGTTTTTCGCGCGCGATCGCCGACCGGCTCGACCGGGCCGGCAAGCGCGTCGTGCGCATCTCGGTGAAGAACCCGCTGGCGGACGGGCTGTATGTCGAGCACGAGACGATTGTGTGCAGTGCAGGCGGGGCCCGCAGCGAGGTCGCCCGGCTTGGCGGCATCGGCTCGCTCCGCGGCCAGCACAATGCTCAGAATGCGGCCTGCGCCGCCGCCGCGGCGCTCGCGATCGGTGTGAAGGAGGACGTTTTGCAGCAAGGGCTGCGCAGCTTCCCGGGCCTGGCGCATCGCATGGAGCAGGTCGGCCGTCGCGGCAACGTGCTGTTCGTGAACGACTCCAAGGGCACCAACGCAGACGCGACCGCGCACGCATTGTCGTCCTTCGCCGACATCTTCTGGATCGCCGGCGGCAAACCGAAGGCCGGCGGCATCACCAGCCTCGCGGGTTTCTTCCCGCGCATCCGCAAGGCCTATCTGATCGGCGAGGCGGCCGCGGAGTTCGCTGGCACGCTGGGCGACAAGGTGCCGCACGACATGTCCGGCACGCTGGAGGTCGCGGTCTCCCAGGCGGCCGCCGATGCGGAGGCCTCGGGATTGAAGGATGTCGTGGTGCTGCTGTCGCCGGCCTGCGCCTCCTTCGATCAGTTCCGCAACTTCGAAATCCGCGGCACGCATTTCCGCGACCTGGTGCAGGCGCTACCGGGCGTGGAGCGGGTGGCCTGA
- a CDS encoding UDP-N-acetylmuramoyl-L-alanyl-D-glutamate--2,6-diaminopimelate ligase yields MKLHDLLGDQATLDAPIAAVEISGLAVDSRAVRPGDLFFALSGTKTDGSRFIAAAIAAGAVAVAGAAGPGTGLAVPFIALPNPRRALALASSRFYPRQPATIAAVTGTSGKTSVAAFTRQIWQRLGHSSASIGTVGLVSDKRTVYGSLTTPDPIALHRQIDEITQDGVTHLAFEASSHGLDQFRLDGVRVSAGGFTNLSRDHMDYHPDIAHYLNAKLRLFRDLVPPGGPAVISADHECSPEVIAAAQTRGLRLMTVGTHGDGAGEGIRLVAVAIDGFAQQLQIQHCGRMHAVRLPLVGAFQIENALVAAGLAIGTGSDPQAVFESLEQLEGAKGRLELVGEHNGAPIFIDYAHKPDALAKALHALRPYAPRKLVVVFGAGGDRDTGKRPLMGAIAAEEADSVIVTDDNPRSEDPAAIRAAILAAVPGAREIGDRTEAIRVAIGELQPGDALVIAGKGHETGQIIGSTILHFSDHEAVADALAARTS; encoded by the coding sequence ATGAAACTTCACGACCTCCTGGGCGATCAGGCGACGCTCGACGCTCCCATCGCCGCAGTCGAGATATCCGGCCTCGCCGTCGACAGCCGAGCCGTGCGGCCCGGCGACCTGTTTTTTGCACTCTCCGGCACCAAGACCGATGGCTCCCGCTTTATTGCGGCGGCAATCGCGGCCGGTGCGGTCGCCGTGGCCGGCGCGGCGGGCCCTGGAACAGGGCTGGCCGTTCCATTCATCGCGCTGCCGAACCCGCGGCGGGCACTCGCGCTCGCTTCGTCCCGGTTCTATCCGCGGCAGCCGGCGACGATTGCCGCCGTCACCGGCACCAGCGGCAAGACGTCGGTCGCGGCCTTCACGCGCCAGATCTGGCAGCGCCTCGGCCACAGCTCGGCCAGCATCGGCACCGTCGGGCTGGTGTCGGACAAGCGCACCGTCTACGGCTCGCTGACGACGCCAGATCCGATCGCGCTGCATCGGCAGATCGACGAGATCACGCAGGATGGCGTCACCCATCTAGCGTTCGAGGCTTCGTCGCACGGGCTCGATCAGTTCAGGCTCGACGGTGTCAGGGTCTCGGCCGGCGGGTTCACGAACCTGTCGCGCGACCACATGGACTATCATCCGGACATCGCGCACTACCTCAACGCCAAGCTGAGGCTGTTCCGCGATCTCGTGCCGCCGGGCGGGCCTGCGGTGATCTCGGCCGATCATGAGTGCTCGCCGGAAGTCATCGCTGCGGCGCAGACGCGCGGTCTTCGCCTGATGACGGTGGGGACGCATGGCGACGGTGCAGGCGAGGGCATTCGCCTCGTGGCCGTTGCAATCGACGGCTTTGCGCAGCAGCTCCAGATCCAGCATTGCGGCCGCATGCATGCGGTCCGCCTGCCGCTGGTCGGCGCGTTTCAGATCGAGAACGCGCTGGTCGCGGCGGGCCTCGCGATCGGCACCGGCAGCGATCCGCAAGCGGTGTTCGAATCGCTCGAGCAGCTCGAGGGCGCCAAGGGCCGGCTCGAGCTGGTCGGCGAGCACAATGGCGCACCCATTTTCATCGACTACGCGCACAAGCCGGATGCGCTCGCCAAGGCGCTGCATGCGCTGCGGCCCTATGCTCCGCGAAAGCTCGTCGTCGTGTTCGGCGCCGGCGGCGACCGTGACACCGGCAAGCGCCCCTTGATGGGCGCGATCGCCGCCGAAGAGGCCGACAGTGTCATCGTCACCGATGACAATCCGCGCAGCGAGGATCCGGCTGCGATCCGCGCTGCAATCCTGGCCGCCGTACCCGGTGCGCGTGAGATCGGCGACCGAACGGAGGCAATCCGCGTCGCGATCGGCGAGCTGCAGCCCGGCGATGCGCTCGTGATCGCCGGCAAGGGCCATGAGACCGGACAGATCATCGGCAGCACTATTCTGCATTTCAGCGATCATGAAGCGGTCGCGGACGCGTTGGCAGCGAGGACATCATGA
- the ftsW gene encoding putative lipid II flippase FtsW — MLSREERNPLSDWWWTVDKPLLGSILALMLCGVILSLAASPPVATRIGLDPFHFFNRHVLFLLPSFIVLIGVSFLSPRQIRRSALVVFTIAIVLIVLTLAIGPEVKGSRRWITLIGVNIQASEAAKPAFVVVSAWLFSESARRPDMPATTMALVLLLMLVSLLVMEPDFGQTMLILMVWGSLFFIAGMRMIWVAGLAGAAATGLFGAYLLVPHVAGRIKRFMNPASGDTFQVDTAMEAFSNGGWFGLGPGEGIAKRSLPDSHTDFVFAVAAEEFGIILCLALVALFAFIVIRTLSRAYATEDSFARFAASGLAILFGIQAAINISVNLQLIPAKGMTLPFISYGGSSIVSLAYGVGMMLALTRQRPRMELEAGDAAGALRNYA, encoded by the coding sequence ATGCTCTCCCGTGAAGAACGCAATCCGCTGTCCGACTGGTGGTGGACGGTCGACAAGCCGCTGCTCGGCTCCATCCTCGCGCTGATGCTGTGCGGGGTGATCCTGTCGCTCGCGGCCAGCCCGCCGGTGGCGACTCGGATCGGGCTCGATCCGTTCCACTTCTTCAACCGCCACGTCCTGTTCCTGCTGCCGTCGTTCATCGTGCTGATCGGCGTTTCCTTCCTGTCGCCGCGCCAGATCCGGCGCAGCGCGCTGGTGGTGTTCACGATCGCCATCGTGCTGATCGTGCTGACGCTCGCGATCGGCCCGGAGGTGAAGGGCTCGCGGCGCTGGATCACGCTGATCGGCGTCAACATCCAGGCGTCCGAGGCGGCGAAGCCGGCCTTCGTCGTCGTTTCCGCCTGGCTGTTCTCGGAATCCGCGCGGCGGCCCGACATGCCGGCGACCACGATGGCGTTGGTGCTGCTGCTGATGCTGGTGTCGCTCCTGGTGATGGAGCCGGATTTCGGCCAGACCATGCTGATCCTGATGGTCTGGGGCTCGCTGTTCTTCATCGCCGGCATGCGCATGATCTGGGTTGCGGGCCTCGCGGGCGCCGCCGCCACCGGCCTGTTCGGCGCCTATCTCTTGGTCCCGCACGTCGCCGGCCGCATCAAGCGCTTCATGAACCCGGCCTCCGGCGACACCTTCCAGGTCGACACCGCGATGGAGGCGTTCTCCAACGGCGGCTGGTTCGGGCTGGGGCCGGGCGAGGGCATCGCCAAGCGCAGCCTGCCGGACAGCCACACCGATTTCGTGTTCGCGGTCGCTGCCGAGGAGTTCGGCATCATCCTGTGCCTGGCGCTGGTCGCGCTGTTTGCGTTCATCGTGATCCGCACGCTGTCGCGCGCCTATGCGACCGAGGATAGCTTTGCGCGCTTCGCGGCCTCGGGCCTCGCGATCCTGTTCGGTATCCAGGCGGCCATCAACATCTCGGTCAATCTGCAGTTGATCCCGGCCAAGGGCATGACCTTGCCCTTCATCTCCTACGGTGGCTCCTCGATCGTGTCGCTGGCCTATGGCGTCGGCATGATGCTGGCGCTGACCCGACAGCGGCCGCGGATGGAGCTCGAGGCCGGCGACGCAGCCGGCGCGCTGCGCAATTACGCTTAG